A genome region from Setaria italica strain Yugu1 chromosome III, Setaria_italica_v2.0, whole genome shotgun sequence includes the following:
- the LOC111256719 gene encoding protein GOS9-like: MEGLVKIGLWGGSGGDPRDDIVAAGVAPHRLQSVVIRCQGAVDAISFTYADVDGAPRMAGPWGGSSGHMFGAGEFVKEISGTYGPFGGHTVVRSLMFVTNVGKHGPFGTPWQTPFSMVF, encoded by the exons atGGAGGGGCTCGTCAAGATCGGGCtgtggggcggcagcggcggcgacccaCGGGACGACATCGTCGCCGCTGGCGTCGCGCCGCACCGCCTCCAGAGCGTCGTCATCCGCTGCCAGGGAGCCGTCGACGCCATCTCCTTCACCTACGCCGACGTCGACGGGGCGCCGCGCATGGCGGGGCCGTGGGGCGGCTCCAGCG GTCATATGTTCGGCGCGGGGGAGTTCGTCAAGGAGATCTCCGGGACGTACGGCCCGTTCGGCGGCCACACCGTCGTGAGGTCGCTCATGTTCGTCACCAACGTCGGCAAGCACGGCCCGTTCGGCACCCCGTGGCAAACACCCTTCAGC